From Vidua macroura isolate BioBank_ID:100142 chromosome 8, ASM2450914v1, whole genome shotgun sequence, one genomic window encodes:
- the MFSD13A gene encoding transmembrane protein 180 — MGLRLLACLFHLPTAVIYGSLSLFVSILHNVFLLYYVDTFVSVYKIDKLSFWIGETVFLIWNSLNDPLFGWLSDRVFLSTQQAGAEISSPEVVLKRLRALSHNGPLFAISFLAFWVSWAHPGLQFLLCLCMYDSFLTMVDLHHNALLADLAVSAKDRTSLNFYCSLFSAIGSLSVFMSYAVWNKEDFFSFRIFCILLALCSIVGFTLSTQLLRQRFQADGKAKWDQESTLKELYIDKLSVPQEKRITLAEYLQQLSRHRNFLWFVCMNLIQVFHCHFNSNFFPLFLEHLLSDQISVSTGSFLLGVSYIAPHLNNLYFLSLCRRCGVYAVVRGLFFLKLALSVVMFLAGPDQVYLLCIFIASNRVFTEGTCKLLNLVVTDLVDEDLVLNRRKQAASALLFGMVALVTKPGQTFAPLIGTWLLCAYTGYDIFQRNPLNNVVSAQPKLESAVALEPTLRQGCFYLLVFVPIACALLQLLSWSQFSLHGKRLQVVKAQRQSLTQGQAPEVKAI; from the exons ATGGGGCTGCGACTGCTGGCTTGTCTTTTCCATTTGCCCACTGCAGTGATCTACGGCTCTCTGTCGctctttgtttccattttgcaCAACGTGTTCCTCCTGTACTACGTGGACACCTTCGTCTCTGTTTACAAGATTGATAAACTGTCCTTTTGGATAGGAGAG ACAGTGTTTCTGATCTGGAACAGCCTCAATGACCCTCTGTTTGGCTGGCTGAGTGACCGAGTATTCCTTAGCACACAGCA ggcaggagcagagatttCATCCCCTGAAGTAGTTCTGAAGAGGCTCAGAGCACTAAGCCACAATGGCCCCCTCTTTGCCATTTCTTTCCTGGCTTTCTGGGTTTCCTGGGCTCATCCTGGTTTGCAGTTCCTCCTTTGCCTTTGCATGTACGACAGCTTTCTCACCATGGTTGACCTCCATCACAATGCCTTGCTTGCAGACCTGGCTGTTTCAGCAAAAGACAGGACTAGCCTGAACTTCTACTGCTCCCTCTTCAGTGCCATAGGCTCCCTGTCTGTCTTCATGTCCTATGCAGTGTGGAACAAGGAGGACTTCTTTTCCTTTCGCATATTTTGCATCCTGCTGGCCCTCTGCTCCATTGTTGGTTTCACCCTGTCCACACAGCTGCTCCGCCAGCGGTTTCAGGCTGATGGGAAAGCGAAATGGGACCAGGAATCAACTCTGAAAGA GCTGTACATTGATAAACTCTCCGTCCCCCAGGAGAAGAGGATCACCCTGGCAGAGtatctccagcagctctcccgGCATCGCAACTTCCTCTGGTTTGTCTGCATGAATCTCATCCAG GTTTTTCACTGCCATTTTAACAGCAACTTCTTCCCTCTGTTCCTGGAGCACCTGCTGTCAGACCAGATTTCTGTCTCTACTGGATCCTTCCTGCTTG GTGTTTCCTACATTGCCCCCCATCTCAACAACCTCTACTTCCTGTCACTCTGCCGCCGCTGTGGGGTTTACGCTGTGGTGCGAGGACTCTTCTTCCTGAAGCTGGCTCTGAGTGTTGTCATGTTCCTGGCAGGACCTGATCAGGTGTATCTGCTCTGCATCTTCATTGCCAG CAACCGTGTGTTCACAGAAGGGACCTGTAAGTTACTCAACCTGGTGGTCACTGATTTGGTGGATGAGGATCTAGTCCTGAACCGTAGGAAGCAGgcagcctcagccctgctctTCGGGATGGTGGCTCTGGTCACCAAACCGGGCCAGACCTTCGCGCCTCTGATTGGcacctggctgctctgtgcGTACACAG GATACGACATCTTCCAGCGCAACCCCCTGAACAATGTGGTGAGTGCCCAGCCAAAGCTGGAGTCTGCCGTGGCCTTGGAGCCAACTCTTCGCCAGGGCTGCTTTTACCTCCTCGTCTTTGTGCCCATCGCGTGcgccctgctgcagcttctcagcTGGTCACAGTTCAGCCTGCATGGGAAGCGGCTGCAGGTGGTGAAGGCTCAGCGGCAGAGCCTGACACAAGGCCAAGCACCAGAGGTCAAAGCAATCTAA
- the C8H10orf95 gene encoding uncharacterized protein C10orf95 homolog, whose protein sequence is MYQSSFVPREYYPAMISPSAYTYPPLRPGRAEDMSRSVMFPPIHMHNFYSRPITFVVDRNSYPDFAGGQVEYHHLYSASNPYIYPYHTWHFPPMVPIPLYNPYANYHPYATCQRSDQYRDTWPEGFTMRGELQWGKLGKVFGPRKDLPEFVKDDLRRVYGTYPRTNVSISYRKGEFLVKGDPKIEDQEYAVEKKVIQQAVTPSASEADDSSEDRNRKKKKKLRH, encoded by the coding sequence ATGTACCAATCCAGCTTTGTGCCACGGGAATATTACCCAGCCATGATCTCACCTTCTGCCTACACATACCCACCTCTGCGGCCTGGGAGAGCAGAAGACATGTCCAGATCTGTGATGTTCCCTCCCATCCACATGCACAACTTCTACAGTCGACCCATCACCTTTGTGGTGGACCGGAACAGCTACCCTGACTTTGCAGGAGGTCAGGTGGAATATCATCATCTTTACAGTGCCTCCAATCCCTATATCTATCCATACCACACCTGGCACTTCCCTCCCATGGTCCCTATCCCTCTCTACAATCCCTATGCAAACTACCATCCCTATGCTACCTGCCAGAGGTCAGATCAGTATCGAGATACGTGGCCAGAAGGCTTCACAATGAGAGGGGAGCTTCAATGGGGGAAGCTTGGAAAGGTGTTTGGGCCAAGGAAAGACCTCCCAGAATTTGTGAAGGATGATCTCCGGAGGGTTTATGGCACCTACCCTCGGACCAATGTTTCCATATCCTATCGGAAAGGAGAGTTCTTGGTCAAGGGAGACCCCAAGATAGAAGACCAGGAATATGCAGTGGAGAAAAAAGTCATCCAGCAGGCTGTGACCCCCAGTGCCAGTGAGGCAGATGACAGCAGTGAGGACCGGAACcgtaagaagaaaaagaaactgagaCATTGA